A single Thermosynechococcus vestitus BP-1 DNA region contains:
- the grxC gene encoding glutaredoxin 3, protein MAKVEIYTWSRCPFCIRAKQLLTQKGVKFTEYVIDGDEVARDAMAKRAHGRRSLPQIFIDNEHIGGCDDLYALEAQGKLDALLQGVA, encoded by the coding sequence GTGGCTAAGGTCGAAATCTATACGTGGTCTCGTTGTCCTTTTTGTATTCGGGCAAAGCAATTGCTGACGCAAAAAGGAGTGAAGTTTACAGAGTACGTCATTGATGGAGATGAAGTAGCCCGTGACGCGATGGCAAAACGAGCCCATGGCCGGCGATCGCTCCCGCAGATTTTTATTGACAATGAACACATTGGCGGCTGTGACGATCTCTATGCCCTGGAGGCGCAAGGAAAATTGGATGCCCTGTTGCAAGGGGTAGCTTAG
- the gshB gene encoding glutathione synthase produces the protein MDIAFIIDPIASLDPGHDTSVALMEAAQAAGARVWVTEISQLLIREGQVWAALTPIQLSPVQLVDGQWQIPQPWFELGALEWRPLNTFRAVWMRKDPPVNTAYLYATYCLDLVDPQTTLVLNSPAGLRHANEKMYALQFTSVIPKTIVTADKQRIREFVQQQGMAVLKPLGGKGGEGILFLQAGDRNLNSMIEISTQRGQLPVMLQEYLPAAKEGDKRIILLNGEPIGAVNRIPTGDEFRGNMATGGRVAAAEITERDRQICQTLAPALRRDGLYFVGIDVIGGYLTEVNVTSPTGVREIDRLNGTRLGQQVMAWLFS, from the coding sequence GTGGATATTGCCTTTATTATTGACCCGATCGCCAGCCTTGACCCCGGCCACGATACCAGTGTGGCCTTGATGGAGGCTGCGCAAGCGGCAGGGGCACGGGTGTGGGTAACGGAAATTTCCCAACTGCTGATCCGAGAAGGTCAGGTATGGGCGGCGCTGACTCCCATCCAGTTATCGCCAGTGCAACTGGTGGACGGCCAGTGGCAGATTCCCCAACCTTGGTTTGAGCTGGGTGCACTCGAATGGCGCCCCCTCAACACCTTCAGAGCAGTGTGGATGCGCAAGGATCCGCCCGTCAACACCGCCTACCTCTATGCTACCTACTGTCTTGATTTAGTCGATCCCCAAACCACCCTTGTCCTCAACTCGCCAGCGGGGTTACGCCATGCCAATGAAAAGATGTATGCCCTGCAATTTACCAGTGTGATTCCCAAGACCATTGTGACTGCAGACAAGCAGCGCATCCGTGAATTTGTGCAGCAGCAGGGTATGGCGGTGCTCAAACCCTTGGGGGGCAAAGGGGGCGAAGGGATTCTCTTTCTGCAGGCGGGCGATCGCAACCTCAACTCCATGATTGAAATCAGTACCCAACGGGGACAACTGCCCGTGATGCTGCAGGAGTACCTACCCGCCGCTAAGGAGGGGGACAAACGGATTATTCTTCTCAACGGCGAACCGATCGGTGCTGTTAACCGGATTCCCACAGGGGATGAATTTCGGGGCAATATGGCCACCGGTGGGCGCGTGGCAGCCGCAGAGATTACGGAGCGCGATCGCCAGATTTGTCAAACCTTAGCCCCTGCCTTGCGGCGCGATGGCCTCTATTTTGTAGGGATTGATGTTATTGGCGGCTACTTAACAGAAGTGAATGTGACTAGCCCCACCGGTGTTCGCGAAATTGATCGCCTCAATGGGACTCGCCTCGGTCAACAGGTGATGGCTTGGCTATTTAGTTAA
- the leuC gene encoding 3-isopropylmalate dehydratase large subunit yields the protein MSRGTLFDKVWEQHTVATLPSGQTQLFIGLHLIHEVTSPQAFAMLRERGLPVLYPQRTIATVDHIVPTDTLARPLQDALAEEMLQALEANCRAHNIPFFGIGSGRQGIVHVIAPEQGLTQPGMTIACGDSHTSTHGAFGAIAFGIGTSQVRDVLATQTLALNKLKVRKVEVNGSLAAGVYAKDVILHVIRHLGVKGGVGYAYEFAGTTFGQLSMEERMTVCNMAIEGGARCGYVNPDETTFAYLKGRPFAPQGKAWDEAVAWWRSLASDADAEYDDVVTFAAADIAPTVTWGITPGQSVAVDETLPTLESLPVAERAIAAEAYAYMDLQPGQPIQGTKIDVCFIGSCTNGRISDLRQAAKVVEGRKVKPGVKAFVVPGSERVKAQAEAEGLDVVFKAAGFEWRNPGCSMCLAMNPDKLQGRQISASSSNRNFKGRQGSPSGRTLLMSPAMVAAAAIAGEVTDVRAFL from the coding sequence ATGAGTCGCGGCACGCTCTTCGATAAGGTTTGGGAACAGCACACAGTGGCTACACTGCCTTCAGGGCAAACTCAACTCTTTATTGGCCTGCACCTAATCCACGAAGTGACGAGTCCCCAAGCCTTTGCCATGCTGCGGGAGCGGGGGTTGCCAGTGCTCTATCCCCAGCGAACCATAGCGACAGTGGATCACATTGTGCCTACAGATACGCTGGCGCGTCCTCTCCAAGACGCCCTTGCTGAAGAGATGCTGCAAGCCCTTGAGGCGAACTGCCGTGCCCACAATATTCCCTTTTTTGGGATTGGCTCCGGTCGTCAGGGCATTGTCCATGTCATTGCCCCGGAGCAGGGGTTAACGCAACCGGGGATGACGATTGCCTGCGGCGATAGCCACACCTCTACCCACGGTGCCTTTGGGGCGATCGCCTTCGGTATTGGCACCAGTCAAGTGCGGGATGTTTTGGCCACCCAGACCCTTGCCCTCAATAAGCTGAAGGTTCGCAAAGTGGAAGTCAATGGCTCCCTTGCGGCTGGCGTCTATGCCAAAGATGTCATTCTGCACGTTATTCGCCACCTGGGTGTCAAGGGTGGTGTGGGCTATGCCTATGAATTTGCGGGTACCACGTTTGGCCAACTTTCAATGGAAGAACGCATGACCGTCTGCAATATGGCCATTGAGGGAGGTGCCCGCTGCGGCTATGTCAACCCCGATGAAACCACCTTTGCCTACCTTAAGGGACGGCCTTTTGCCCCCCAAGGAAAAGCCTGGGACGAAGCGGTGGCATGGTGGCGATCGCTAGCCAGTGATGCCGATGCTGAATACGATGATGTTGTGACATTTGCGGCTGCGGATATTGCACCGACGGTGACCTGGGGCATTACCCCCGGCCAGAGCGTTGCCGTGGATGAAACCTTGCCCACCCTAGAGAGCTTGCCGGTGGCAGAACGGGCGATCGCCGCCGAAGCCTATGCCTACATGGATCTACAACCAGGTCAGCCCATTCAAGGAACCAAGATTGATGTCTGCTTTATCGGCAGTTGCACCAACGGTCGCATCAGTGACCTGCGGCAGGCGGCCAAAGTTGTTGAAGGGCGCAAAGTCAAACCCGGTGTCAAAGCCTTCGTTGTCCCCGGTTCAGAACGAGTGAAAGCGCAAGCCGAAGCTGAAGGCCTAGATGTCGTTTTCAAAGCCGCGGGGTTTGAATGGCGCAACCCCGGCTGTTCAATGTGCCTTGCCATGAACCCCGACAAACTGCAAGGGCGTCAGATCAGCGCCTCCTCCTCCAATCGCAACTTCAAGGGACGCCAAGGCTCTCCAAGCGGGCGCACTCTCCTCATGAGTCCGGCGATGGTGGCAGCAGCGGCAATTGCCGGTGAAGTGACCGATGTGCGAGCGTTCCTTTAG
- a CDS encoding sensor domain-containing protein produces the protein MIIDEFEHFTELLVNYTDDLICLHETDGNYLYVTPSSQTLLGYSPEELIGKNPYTLFHPEDAERIRSGAHALALQGSANLTETYRMRKKSGGYVWLETLTHPICDEAGNVLFLVTTSRDVTRRRQLELELKANQELLEAFFQQSLEACFFMMLDQPIRWDDTVNKEDILEYVLDHQRMTRVNNAFAQQYQLPPQELIGLTPRLWFKEDLELAKRLWRALFDLGYFHTELELHRHDGSSFWIEGNYVCLYNENQEIIGHFGVQRDISDRIRLQAEIVQKTAELEYFFGSSLELFMIADSEGRLRRVNHHWQTCLGYDLNRVMGAKFEEFLHPGDRPRHRQMQQRLLAGEQITNHTIRLRTQGGDYRWYEWQGLLSQGQIYAAARDVTEQRQFSDRLQAAYNQVTDILESMSDHFFEVDHDFTVIYVNGNLCRLVGKSASQMLGKNLWELFPDARNSIFEEQCRRAMTQQTPVQFEAFYEGLNQWFAVRVFPTSRGLAIFCQNITLQVDSSTSLQRRQTQAELLHRLTIKIRRSLDLETVLKTALEEIRQLLNVDRTLIFQFCADGTGEVVAESVAAPPFSLMHRTFHDPCFHRESAEAYVQGRVLAIADINTATLAQCHRDFLSQLQVRALLAVPIIQEERLWGLFLCHHCSSARPWANDEVELIRQLGEQLSFGIHRAELVSALHQEKERYRRVLEAQTELLYRCTPEGHLTFGNPAFFRYLAEAGMNCDFGDVIRHPFDPVTQQRFQQHLQALSPAQPISTIECAVTLSGGQLAWFEWTTRAFFDHHGRCVEYQCVGRDITCRKQMEEQLIHDALHDALTGLPNRTLLQERLKHCWRQYQRRRDRPFAVVFIDIDRFKRVNDSLGHQAGDQLLITLAQRMQTVVRQGDTLARLSGDEFVVLCEDLDPQQMVAQVQAQVTDLERVIQEPLIIDGHLLSVSASIGVAFSDREATSAATLLRDADIAMYQAKKQGLGQWCIFDPQMHTQAQSCFTLESQLHQAIANSELQVYFQPIVEMKTGAIVGLEALSRWFDPEKGEISPSEFITLAEQAGLIVSLGRQVLERAIQEFSQWRQQDSRRQTMTLGINISPQQLVDANFVSDILAALRRAQLPPHLLHLEITETTMIRNLEATLQVAEELQQLGVALNIDDFGTGYSSLSRLHQLPIHALKIDRSFVQSLEESQAAQEIIGAVIALGKSLRLDVVAEGVETAVQAAQLMDLGCLYGQGYFFYPPLPIDRLP, from the coding sequence ATGATCATTGACGAATTTGAGCACTTTACCGAATTATTGGTGAACTACACCGATGATCTGATTTGCCTGCACGAAACCGATGGCAACTACCTATACGTGACTCCCTCCAGTCAAACGCTTTTGGGCTATTCTCCTGAAGAGCTGATTGGTAAAAATCCCTATACCCTGTTTCACCCTGAGGATGCTGAGCGAATTCGCAGTGGCGCCCACGCCCTCGCCCTACAGGGCAGCGCCAATTTGACAGAAACCTATCGCATGCGCAAAAAGAGTGGTGGCTATGTTTGGTTAGAAACCCTCACTCACCCCATTTGCGATGAAGCGGGAAACGTTTTATTTTTAGTGACGACATCGCGGGACGTGACTCGTCGCCGTCAACTGGAACTAGAACTAAAAGCCAACCAAGAACTCTTAGAAGCCTTTTTTCAGCAGTCCCTTGAGGCCTGCTTCTTCATGATGTTGGATCAGCCCATTCGCTGGGATGACACGGTCAATAAAGAGGACATATTGGAGTATGTCCTAGATCACCAGCGGATGACGCGTGTCAACAATGCCTTTGCCCAGCAATATCAATTGCCACCCCAAGAGTTGATTGGCTTGACACCGCGCCTTTGGTTTAAGGAGGATCTGGAACTGGCTAAACGGTTGTGGCGCGCCCTCTTTGATTTAGGCTATTTTCACACTGAACTTGAGCTGCACCGCCATGACGGTAGCTCTTTTTGGATTGAAGGGAATTACGTTTGTCTGTACAACGAAAATCAGGAAATTATTGGCCACTTTGGTGTGCAGCGGGACATTAGCGATCGCATCCGTCTGCAAGCAGAAATTGTCCAAAAGACGGCTGAACTAGAGTATTTCTTTGGCTCTTCCCTAGAGCTATTTATGATCGCCGATAGTGAGGGACGGCTGCGGCGGGTGAATCACCATTGGCAAACCTGCCTAGGCTATGACCTGAATCGGGTGATGGGGGCAAAGTTTGAGGAATTTCTGCATCCGGGCGATCGCCCCCGCCATCGACAAATGCAGCAACGTCTCCTTGCCGGCGAGCAAATCACGAACCACACAATTCGCCTGCGCACCCAAGGGGGAGACTACCGCTGGTATGAATGGCAAGGACTACTGAGCCAGGGGCAAATTTACGCAGCGGCGCGGGATGTCACTGAGCAGCGGCAATTTAGCGATCGCCTGCAAGCGGCCTACAACCAAGTGACCGACATTTTAGAGAGCATGTCCGATCACTTCTTTGAGGTCGATCATGATTTTACAGTTATTTATGTCAATGGCAATCTCTGCCGCTTAGTGGGCAAATCCGCCTCACAAATGTTAGGAAAAAACCTCTGGGAGCTCTTCCCCGATGCCCGCAACTCGATTTTTGAGGAGCAATGTCGGCGGGCAATGACACAGCAGACTCCCGTCCAATTTGAAGCCTTTTATGAGGGGCTCAACCAGTGGTTCGCAGTACGGGTCTTTCCCACCAGCCGTGGTTTGGCCATTTTCTGCCAAAATATTACGCTGCAAGTGGACTCCAGTACCTCGTTGCAACGGCGGCAAACTCAAGCTGAACTCCTCCATCGCCTCACCATTAAGATTCGCCGCTCACTAGATCTTGAAACCGTTCTCAAAACTGCCCTTGAGGAAATTCGCCAACTCTTGAACGTAGATCGCACCCTCATTTTCCAGTTCTGCGCTGACGGCACAGGGGAAGTGGTGGCCGAATCTGTTGCGGCACCGCCGTTTTCTCTGATGCACCGCACCTTCCATGACCCGTGTTTCCACCGTGAGTCTGCTGAAGCTTATGTTCAGGGGCGGGTACTGGCGATTGCGGATATTAACACCGCCACCCTCGCTCAATGTCACCGCGATTTTCTCAGCCAATTGCAGGTGCGTGCCCTATTAGCAGTACCGATTATTCAGGAGGAACGCCTCTGGGGATTATTTCTGTGTCACCACTGCTCTTCTGCGCGGCCTTGGGCCAATGATGAGGTGGAACTGATCCGCCAACTGGGGGAACAACTGAGCTTTGGGATTCACCGCGCTGAATTAGTGAGTGCGCTACATCAGGAAAAAGAGCGCTATCGGCGGGTTCTCGAGGCGCAGACAGAACTGCTCTACCGCTGCACACCGGAGGGACATCTGACCTTTGGCAATCCCGCCTTCTTTCGCTATCTAGCTGAAGCAGGGATGAATTGTGACTTTGGGGACGTGATCCGGCATCCCTTTGATCCTGTGACGCAGCAACGCTTTCAACAGCATCTGCAAGCCCTCAGCCCAGCACAGCCCATCAGCACTATTGAATGCGCTGTCACCCTCAGTGGCGGACAGCTTGCCTGGTTTGAATGGACCACGCGCGCCTTTTTTGATCACCATGGACGCTGTGTGGAGTATCAATGTGTGGGTCGCGATATTACCTGCCGCAAGCAAATGGAGGAGCAGCTTATTCACGATGCTCTCCACGATGCCCTGACGGGACTCCCGAACCGTACACTGCTTCAAGAGCGCTTAAAACACTGCTGGCGCCAGTATCAACGCCGTCGCGATCGCCCCTTTGCTGTTGTTTTTATTGATATTGATCGCTTTAAGCGGGTTAATGATAGCTTGGGACACCAAGCCGGTGACCAGTTACTCATCACCCTTGCCCAGCGAATGCAGACTGTGGTGCGTCAGGGGGATACCTTGGCTCGCTTGAGTGGGGATGAATTTGTCGTCCTCTGTGAAGACCTTGATCCCCAGCAGATGGTGGCCCAGGTGCAAGCGCAGGTTACTGACCTAGAGCGGGTCATTCAGGAACCCCTGATCATTGATGGTCACTTGTTAAGCGTGAGTGCCAGTATTGGCGTCGCCTTTAGCGATCGCGAGGCCACCTCTGCCGCTACCCTTCTGCGGGATGCTGACATTGCCATGTACCAAGCAAAAAAACAAGGACTGGGGCAGTGGTGCATCTTTGACCCGCAAATGCACACCCAAGCCCAAAGTTGCTTTACCCTGGAGAGCCAATTGCATCAGGCGATCGCCAACAGTGAGTTACAGGTGTATTTTCAGCCCATTGTTGAGATGAAGACGGGGGCAATTGTAGGGCTGGAGGCCCTCAGCCGATGGTTTGACCCCGAAAAAGGTGAAATTTCTCCCAGTGAATTCATCACCCTGGCGGAGCAGGCAGGTCTCATTGTTAGCCTTGGCCGGCAGGTCCTTGAACGCGCGATCCAGGAATTCAGCCAGTGGCGGCAACAGGACAGCCGTCGCCAAACCATGACCTTGGGCATTAATATCTCGCCGCAGCAACTGGTGGATGCCAACTTTGTCAGTGATATTTTGGCGGCGCTGCGCCGTGCCCAATTGCCCCCCCATCTCCTCCATCTGGAGATTACTGAAACGACAATGATCCGTAACCTTGAAGCCACATTGCAGGTGGCTGAGGAACTGCAACAATTGGGGGTTGCCCTCAACATTGATGATTTTGGTACGGGCTATTCCTCCCTGAGTCGGTTGCATCAGTTACCCATCCACGCCCTGAAAATTGATCGCTCCTTTGTCCAGAGCTTAGAGGAAAGTCAAGCAGCACAGGAAATTATTGGTGCTGTGATTGCCCTAGGCAAGAGTCTACGTTTAGATGTGGTTGCAGAAGGCGTGGAAACGGCGGTTCAAGCCGCCCAATTGATGGATCTCGGCTGTCTGTATGGCCAAGGGTACTTCTTCTATCCGCCGTTACCCATTGATCGCCTGCCTTAG
- a CDS encoding cysteine desulfurase family protein: MQLYFDYGATTPCRAEALAAMAAAYEQQWGNPSSTHEWGQRAAIALEQARMQVAALIHAQADEIIFTSGGTEADNLALWGVCQRYRQPQHFIISAVEHSAVAKPAAALEAQGWQVTRLPVNHWGQVEPAQLRQALQPNTVLVSIIYGQSEVGTLQPITELAAICQEVGVLFHTDAVQVAGRVPLDVRRLGVDLLSLSSHKIYGPQGAGALYVRSGVALEPLLRGGGQELGLRSGTQAVPTLVGFGVAAEWAATELATEPMRLAQLRDRLWQQLQDHPQVEQTGHPWQRLPHHLSLIVRDRHGQPLNGKTVVRQLNLAGIGISAGSACQSGQTQPSPTLLAMGYDPETAKAGIRITLGRETTAADVDWLAMVLRQYLAEAIAPPLVVSIP, encoded by the coding sequence ATGCAACTGTATTTTGACTATGGTGCGACAACCCCCTGTCGAGCGGAGGCCCTTGCGGCCATGGCGGCGGCCTATGAGCAGCAGTGGGGCAATCCATCCAGTACTCACGAGTGGGGACAACGGGCAGCGATCGCCTTGGAACAGGCACGGATGCAGGTGGCGGCACTGATTCATGCCCAAGCCGATGAGATCATCTTTACCTCTGGGGGTACAGAAGCCGATAATCTTGCCCTGTGGGGAGTTTGCCAGCGTTACCGCCAACCTCAGCATTTCATTATTTCAGCGGTTGAGCATTCGGCGGTGGCTAAACCGGCGGCTGCCCTTGAAGCCCAAGGCTGGCAGGTGACACGCTTGCCGGTCAACCACTGGGGACAGGTGGAACCTGCTCAACTGCGGCAGGCCCTGCAACCGAATACGGTCTTGGTCTCCATTATCTACGGCCAAAGTGAGGTGGGCACCCTCCAACCCATTACTGAACTCGCCGCCATTTGCCAAGAGGTAGGGGTGCTTTTCCATACAGATGCGGTTCAAGTGGCGGGACGAGTTCCCTTGGATGTGCGACGCTTGGGGGTGGATTTACTCTCTCTGTCTAGTCATAAAATTTACGGCCCTCAGGGGGCGGGGGCGCTCTATGTGCGATCAGGGGTGGCCTTAGAACCGCTTTTGCGCGGCGGTGGACAGGAACTTGGCCTGAGGTCAGGAACGCAGGCGGTGCCGACCCTGGTGGGTTTTGGAGTGGCGGCGGAGTGGGCAGCCACTGAACTGGCAACAGAACCCATGCGCCTTGCTCAATTGCGCGATCGCCTGTGGCAGCAGTTACAGGATCATCCCCAAGTGGAACAAACGGGGCACCCCTGGCAGCGACTGCCCCATCACCTGAGTTTGATTGTGCGCGATCGCCACGGCCAGCCCTTGAATGGCAAAACCGTTGTCCGGCAACTCAACCTTGCAGGCATTGGCATTAGTGCGGGATCTGCCTGTCAAAGTGGCCAAACCCAACCGAGTCCAACCCTCTTGGCCATGGGCTACGATCCTGAAACCGCCAAAGCAGGGATTCGTATTACCTTGGGGCGAGAGACCACCGCTGCCGATGTGGATTGGCTAGCCATGGTGCTGCGGCAATATCTTGCAGAGGCGATCGCTCCCCCCTTAGTGGTATCCATTCCTTAG
- a CDS encoding ribonuclease Z: MEITFLGTSSGVPTRTRNVSSVALRLPQRKEIWLFDCGEATQHQLLRSDLRTSQIRRIFITHMHGDHIFGLMGLLASCGLAGTVSQIDVYGPPTLDRYIASCLRWSVMRLPYKLQVHTVEPGEVFSDGEFTVTCRLLHHRVPAFGYRVTEGDRPGRFHVEKAQALGIPFGPLYGQLKQGKTITLEDGRTFDGRDFCDPPQRGRSMVYCTDTVFCDSAVELAQQADVLIHEATFSHQEANLAFARLHSTSTMAAQVAAFAQVKLLFLTHFSARYAPGNPVQVEDLLAEAQAIFPNTRLAQDFLHYAIPRDGQICAEMPPSDSPAAANIDTLEATLEPLEAQTVAADAKNAPAIAINRATRQQMQQKLGIDATTANAILERRRQQKFTCLGELERLYPQVDWSALNVLF; encoded by the coding sequence GTGGAAATCACATTTCTAGGCACTAGTTCTGGGGTGCCCACCCGCACACGCAATGTTTCCAGTGTGGCTCTGCGGCTGCCCCAGCGCAAGGAAATTTGGCTCTTTGACTGCGGTGAAGCCACCCAGCACCAATTGCTGCGCAGCGACCTGCGAACCAGTCAGATTCGCCGGATTTTCATTACCCACATGCACGGCGATCACATCTTTGGCCTAATGGGCTTGCTGGCCAGTTGTGGCCTTGCGGGAACTGTGAGTCAAATTGATGTCTATGGCCCACCGACCTTGGATCGCTACATTGCCAGTTGTTTGCGCTGGTCCGTGATGCGACTTCCCTACAAGTTGCAAGTACATACGGTGGAGCCTGGGGAAGTCTTTAGCGATGGCGAGTTTACCGTGACCTGTCGGCTGCTGCATCATCGCGTTCCCGCCTTTGGCTACCGGGTGACGGAGGGCGATCGCCCCGGTCGGTTTCATGTGGAAAAAGCCCAAGCCCTGGGGATTCCCTTTGGACCCCTGTATGGTCAACTCAAGCAGGGAAAAACTATCACTTTAGAGGATGGCCGCACCTTTGATGGTCGTGACTTCTGCGATCCACCGCAGCGAGGACGCAGTATGGTCTATTGCACCGATACCGTCTTTTGTGATAGTGCTGTGGAACTGGCCCAGCAGGCGGATGTCCTCATTCACGAAGCCACCTTTTCCCATCAGGAGGCGAATCTGGCCTTTGCCCGCCTCCACTCCACATCCACTATGGCGGCGCAGGTAGCCGCTTTTGCCCAAGTGAAATTGCTTTTTCTCACCCACTTTAGCGCCCGCTACGCTCCCGGTAACCCTGTGCAGGTGGAAGATCTTTTGGCAGAAGCCCAAGCCATTTTCCCAAATACCCGCTTGGCGCAGGATTTTCTCCACTACGCGATTCCCCGCGATGGTCAGATCTGCGCGGAAATGCCCCCTAGCGACAGTCCTGCTGCAGCTAATATAGACACTTTGGAGGCAACCCTAGAGCCACTTGAGGCGCAAACCGTTGCTGCGGATGCAAAAAATGCGCCGGCGATCGCCATCAACCGTGCTACTCGCCAACAGATGCAACAAAAACTAGGAATTGACGCCACCACAGCCAATGCAATTTTAGAGCGGCGGCGACAGCAAAAGTTTACCTGCCTCGGGGAACTTGAACGCCTCTACCCCCAAGTGGATTGGTCAGCCCTCAATGTCCTCTTCTAA
- a CDS encoding DUF3386 domain-containing protein codes for MPATQTLDAQALFRAAYENRYTWDENFPGFTAKVTLIEGDRTYQGQVKVSRDYSVEVSGIEDEHVRESLYNQLRDVIVHRKRNSFEAAHGKNTFQIGQTDASGAVEILVSGDAMGSNYKVRDNQIVYVSRVMGRVAFAITHREALDTGSGYISTNYVAVFRNPQTNEVVRQMEFEDTYVPVGNYYLMSRQVVHTHENGQTSTVEIRFDDLQLLDD; via the coding sequence ATGCCAGCAACACAGACCCTTGATGCACAGGCGCTCTTTCGCGCTGCCTACGAAAATCGTTACACATGGGATGAAAATTTTCCCGGGTTTACGGCAAAGGTGACACTCATTGAGGGCGATCGCACCTATCAAGGGCAGGTCAAAGTTAGCCGCGACTACAGCGTTGAGGTGAGCGGGATCGAAGATGAACATGTCCGCGAATCCCTCTACAATCAACTGCGGGATGTGATTGTCCACCGCAAGCGCAACAGTTTTGAGGCGGCCCACGGCAAAAACACGTTTCAAATTGGCCAAACCGATGCCAGCGGTGCCGTGGAGATCCTAGTCAGTGGCGATGCTATGGGCTCCAACTACAAAGTCAGGGACAATCAAATTGTCTATGTTAGCCGTGTCATGGGCCGTGTCGCCTTTGCCATTACCCACCGTGAAGCCCTTGACACTGGCTCAGGTTACATTTCCACCAACTATGTGGCCGTCTTCCGCAATCCCCAGACTAACGAAGTGGTGCGGCAAATGGAGTTTGAGGATACCTATGTGCCCGTGGGCAACTACTATCTCATGAGTCGGCAGGTGGTGCACACCCATGAAAATGGCCAAACCAGCACTGTGGAAATCCGTTTTGATGATCTGCAACTCCTAGACGACTAA
- a CDS encoding P-loop NTPase family protein translates to MVAQLSVSASEASLPLTYGIEGVVQVFTCPQRHFFTTVIAQALRVAAQGSGVMIVQFLKGGIQMGVEHPIQLGQHLTWWRPALQRCLGQGDSITPQEKAAVRELWQHLQTKVQEGQHRLVVLDEVSVAMQLGVLTEGEVLDFLKNRPRTLDVMLTGPEMPESLLAIADQITELRRLI, encoded by the coding sequence ATGGTGGCACAACTCTCGGTTTCCGCGTCTGAGGCAAGCTTGCCCCTAACCTATGGTATTGAGGGAGTGGTGCAGGTGTTTACCTGTCCGCAGCGGCACTTTTTCACCACAGTCATCGCCCAGGCGTTGCGGGTTGCTGCCCAGGGCAGTGGCGTTATGATTGTTCAATTCCTCAAGGGCGGCATTCAAATGGGGGTTGAGCACCCAATTCAGTTGGGGCAGCATCTCACGTGGTGGCGACCGGCGCTGCAACGCTGTTTAGGCCAAGGAGATTCGATCACTCCCCAAGAAAAGGCAGCAGTGCGTGAGCTGTGGCAGCATTTGCAAACCAAAGTGCAGGAGGGACAGCACCGTTTGGTGGTTTTAGATGAGGTCAGTGTGGCCATGCAACTGGGGGTGCTAACGGAAGGGGAGGTACTGGACTTTCTCAAGAATCGCCCCCGCACCCTCGATGTCATGTTGACGGGGCCTGAAATGCCAGAATCGCTGCTGGCGATCGCTGACCAAATTACGGAGTTACGTCGTTTGATTTAG
- a CDS encoding alpha/beta fold hydrolase: MIEGPWIHKFIVSNGIRLHYVTQGEGELVLLLHGFPEFWYSWRHQIPVLAQKHKVVALDLRGYHLSDKPQDTASYVLDELILDIVGVIDGLGYRRCHLVGHDWGGMVAWGVAYAVPERMQTLSVLACPHPAKFQQLNFEQWLRSSYMLLFQLPWLPEILLEWGGYGAIAQIFRWAAVNQQAIRPLDIARYQDAAAQRGALSGMLNYYRAGLQSLYSREWGVLDVPTLMLWGRQDPTLGIELTYGTEAYVKELKIQYLDYCGHFVQQEQPDLVNEYLLEWLETVSAPLN, from the coding sequence ATGATTGAAGGCCCGTGGATCCATAAGTTTATTGTTTCCAATGGTATCCGTCTCCACTATGTCACCCAAGGAGAAGGGGAGTTGGTGCTGCTGCTCCATGGTTTTCCAGAGTTTTGGTATTCTTGGCGACATCAAATTCCGGTATTGGCGCAAAAGCACAAAGTCGTTGCCCTAGATTTGCGGGGCTATCATCTCAGTGATAAACCCCAGGATACCGCTAGCTATGTTCTCGATGAGTTAATTCTTGACATTGTCGGTGTCATTGACGGCCTTGGCTATCGGCGATGTCACTTGGTGGGGCACGATTGGGGGGGAATGGTGGCTTGGGGAGTCGCCTATGCCGTACCTGAGCGGATGCAAACCCTGAGTGTGCTGGCTTGTCCCCATCCTGCCAAGTTTCAACAGTTGAATTTTGAGCAATGGTTGCGCAGTAGTTATATGCTGCTCTTTCAGCTGCCGTGGCTACCAGAGATTCTCTTGGAGTGGGGAGGCTATGGGGCGATCGCCCAAATCTTTCGCTGGGCAGCTGTGAACCAGCAGGCCATCCGCCCCCTGGACATTGCCCGCTATCAGGATGCCGCCGCTCAGCGGGGTGCCCTATCGGGAATGCTCAACTACTACCGTGCGGGGTTACAAAGTCTTTACAGTCGCGAGTGGGGCGTACTCGACGTACCAACGCTGATGCTCTGGGGGCGCCAAGACCCTACCTTGGGCATTGAACTCACCTACGGCACCGAAGCCTACGTTAAGGAACTGAAAATTCAATACTTGGACTACTGTGGGCACTTTGTGCAGCAGGAGCAACCCGACTTGGTGAATGAGTATCTACTCGAGTGGTTAGAAACCGTTTCTGCCCCCCTCAATTAA